Proteins found in one Vallitalea guaymasensis genomic segment:
- a CDS encoding response regulator transcription factor, with the protein MYKLLIVEDEQLTRNFLKQIIPKLCDKWEIVDDVMDGADALEVLKNQSVDLILTDIKMPVMDGLELCKQVNILYPEIHCAILSGYGEFDYAKSAIKYNVSSYLLKPIINEELKNMLESVAEICHKEQCEQIKYNDLISASNKYKEAIIAKFLKAVITGSHMEIQSLYPIMYDLHINLFDAEGIILILQITEDNLIENNVKITNLILLKLLLFNTARKQTMDTSTKVFIDSNENTVLLIPIDEDEDYKKVILDMYEKIDTAYYKETNLHIFSIAGTKENELLQLNVSYENAKKAFLQTLFTKDEESNIQLYSEQSYQNYIKTLHSYMANLIYTIHNNDTVNQEVLSKDIGNFLYEQINSCYLLKTLNYIITQLKTNIPLNEDVINKIYKILIDSKDTLTDKKNISAFIINMSNIIIENLHKKNSMCDENLLIEQTKQFIYKHYMEPISLSLIADELSISYSYLSNLFHELEGQSYIKFLTEVRLKHAANLLKNNELKLGYITKKVGYISVKHFSYVFKKYYGISPGEYRKRFK; encoded by the coding sequence ATGTATAAATTATTAATTGTTGAAGACGAACAGTTGACAAGAAATTTTCTGAAACAGATTATTCCTAAGTTATGTGATAAGTGGGAAATCGTTGATGATGTAATGGATGGTGCAGATGCACTTGAAGTATTAAAAAACCAATCTGTAGATTTGATTTTGACTGATATCAAGATGCCAGTAATGGATGGATTAGAGTTATGTAAACAAGTAAATATCCTATATCCAGAAATACATTGTGCCATTTTATCAGGTTATGGGGAATTTGATTATGCCAAATCTGCTATTAAATACAACGTGAGCAGCTATTTATTAAAACCAATAATCAACGAAGAATTAAAGAATATGCTTGAATCTGTAGCAGAAATATGCCACAAAGAACAATGTGAACAAATTAAATATAATGACCTTATATCAGCTTCCAATAAATATAAAGAAGCCATTATAGCCAAGTTTTTGAAAGCTGTCATTACAGGTTCTCATATGGAAATTCAATCATTATATCCTATAATGTATGATTTGCATATCAATCTATTTGATGCCGAAGGAATTATACTCATACTTCAAATAACAGAGGATAACCTGATTGAAAACAATGTGAAGATAACTAACCTGATTCTATTGAAATTATTACTATTCAATACAGCGAGAAAACAAACTATGGATACCTCTACAAAAGTATTTATAGATTCCAATGAAAACACTGTATTGCTTATACCCATTGATGAAGATGAAGATTATAAAAAAGTTATCCTAGATATGTATGAAAAGATTGATACTGCTTATTATAAAGAAACCAATCTACACATATTTTCTATAGCAGGAACTAAAGAAAATGAATTACTACAATTAAATGTTTCCTATGAAAATGCAAAAAAAGCTTTCTTACAAACCTTATTCACCAAAGATGAGGAGAGTAATATTCAGTTGTACTCTGAACAATCCTATCAAAATTATATAAAAACTTTACATAGCTATATGGCAAATTTGATTTATACCATCCATAACAATGATACAGTTAATCAAGAAGTACTATCCAAAGATATTGGCAACTTCTTATATGAGCAGATCAACAGCTGTTACTTATTAAAAACACTAAACTACATAATAACTCAGTTAAAAACTAATATTCCTCTGAACGAAGATGTTATAAATAAAATATATAAAATACTGATAGATTCAAAAGACACCCTAACTGACAAAAAAAATATATCAGCCTTTATTATCAACATGTCAAACATAATAATAGAAAACCTGCATAAAAAGAATTCAATGTGTGATGAAAATCTACTCATAGAGCAGACAAAACAATTCATATATAAACACTATATGGAACCAATCAGTCTATCTCTCATTGCAGATGAATTAAGCATTTCCTATTCTTACTTAAGTAACTTATTTCATGAATTAGAAGGACAATCCTACATAAAATTCTTGACAGAAGTAAGATTAAAACACGCAGCCAACCTACTAAAGAACAACGAATTGAAACTAGGTTACATCACCAAAAAAGTTGGTTACATAAGCGTAAAACACTTTAGTTATGTTTTCAAAAAATACTATGGTATCTCCCCAGGAGAATATAGAAAAAGATTTAAATAA
- a CDS encoding sensor histidine kinase, whose product MRRISWNFSLKLFICTALLTLTSILFISIYSYNKYSDSIMEQSSQKVQQIVELTSLNIRTYLDDLYRLSLSPYYDQDVMDALDKTIDDSDLKSLYRTRTIEDFLEQILIIPRKDILRVFILTDEIYKGERITSTIKSNQDFTKYHWYKKAMEKKQPIFVSAHLEQIIKDPGNIIFSIVSILRSTRNTDKILGVIKVDANYSGISDICNKVDFGKDGGIIIVDANQQVIFSNVPHLTSDDIDDVYTKTYNGKKPYTTINCNNKGYLINKNVIEYADWTVIGVTSLSTINEKISDVRNSAFIVALISFILALLLISFYLYMFLSPLNKIINNIHKIQEGDLDVAFPIKSNDELGYLSSSLNNMVGELKNMFKENHKLVREIYEAKYLQKEAQINTLFNQIQPHFIHNTLNMISMLIQSDNLPQAVNTINKLSIILRGLTHMDKEITISVELQLLDAYLTIQKNRFNDRLNYEINVDDKLNNYIIPALLLQPVVENSVIHGCEAKKETTTIEIADTITDSNVIFIIKDNGVGMGEQALIKLREKLNTEKEIGESFDLSAKGNGIALINVNRRIKIKYGIEYGIEVESKEGIGTTVKIILPKTSL is encoded by the coding sequence ATGCGAAGGATTAGTTGGAATTTTTCATTAAAACTTTTTATATGCACAGCGCTACTTACATTAACGTCTATTTTATTTATATCAATATACTCTTATAATAAATATAGTGATAGTATTATGGAACAATCTTCACAAAAGGTTCAACAGATAGTTGAACTCACGTCACTGAATATTAGAACATATTTGGACGACCTGTATAGATTATCCTTATCACCTTACTATGACCAAGATGTAATGGATGCATTAGACAAAACAATTGATGACTCTGACTTGAAATCTCTATATAGAACAAGAACCATAGAAGATTTTCTTGAACAGATTTTGATTATTCCAAGGAAAGACATATTACGGGTATTTATATTGACTGATGAAATATATAAAGGTGAACGTATTACTTCTACGATAAAATCAAATCAAGATTTTACTAAGTATCATTGGTACAAAAAAGCAATGGAGAAAAAGCAACCTATATTTGTTTCTGCTCACCTTGAACAGATTATCAAAGACCCTGGGAATATTATTTTTTCCATAGTGAGTATCTTAAGAAGTACCAGAAACACAGATAAGATTCTAGGAGTAATCAAGGTAGATGCTAACTATTCTGGTATTAGTGATATCTGTAACAAAGTGGATTTCGGAAAAGATGGAGGTATTATTATTGTTGATGCCAATCAGCAGGTAATATTCTCTAATGTACCTCATTTAACTTCTGATGATATAGATGATGTATATACTAAAACCTATAATGGCAAAAAACCTTATACAACTATTAACTGCAATAACAAAGGATACTTGATCAATAAAAATGTTATAGAATATGCTGATTGGACTGTAATTGGTGTTACTTCATTATCAACCATCAATGAAAAAATATCAGACGTAAGAAACAGTGCTTTCATAGTAGCTTTAATTAGCTTTATCCTTGCACTTTTACTAATATCATTTTATTTGTATATGTTCCTTAGCCCACTGAATAAGATAATAAACAATATACATAAGATCCAAGAAGGAGACCTTGATGTAGCATTTCCTATAAAATCCAATGATGAATTAGGTTATCTATCAAGCTCATTGAATAACATGGTCGGGGAACTTAAGAATATGTTTAAGGAAAATCACAAATTGGTTCGTGAAATCTATGAAGCGAAATATCTTCAAAAGGAAGCACAGATCAATACACTGTTCAATCAGATACAGCCTCACTTTATACATAATACTCTTAACATGATAAGTATGTTAATTCAGTCTGACAACTTGCCCCAGGCTGTTAATACTATAAATAAGCTAAGTATTATTCTACGTGGTCTGACTCATATGGATAAAGAAATTACTATATCTGTAGAATTACAATTGCTGGATGCTTATTTGACAATACAAAAAAACAGATTCAACGACCGTTTGAACTATGAAATCAACGTAGACGATAAGCTTAATAATTATATTATTCCTGCTCTATTATTACAGCCTGTAGTTGAAAATTCTGTTATCCATGGATGTGAAGCTAAAAAAGAAACCACAACCATAGAAATAGCAGATACCATCACAGACAGTAATGTAATCTTCATAATCAAAGATAATGGAGTTGGAATGGGAGAACAAGCGTTAATAAAATTAAGAGAAAAGTTGAACACTGAAAAAGAAATTGGAGAAAGCTTTGACTTATCTGCAAAGGGTAATGGAATTGCCCTCATTAATGTAAACAGACGTATCAAGATAAAATATGGTATTGAATATGGTATTGAAGTTGAAAGTAAGGAAGGTATAGGAACAACAGTTAAAATAATTTTACCAAAGACATCATTATAG
- a CDS encoding ABC transporter substrate-binding protein, with product MKKFISLLLVITTISLFTGCATKEKDKTVDNTPVQEDNVDQDNKEQETDADNEVVHIKFFTGKVETVDLMNEIIDDFNKEHPGIVVEQEFQKDASNVIKVKFASSDIPDITTVVAQEYIDQGKYLDVSNEAWWERIQPAIKDMCTDVKSGKQYRVASNMTMAGLFYNKAIFDELGIDEAKTWKEFEEDLAKIKESKPDVVPLFMAGKDSWTLGHLIEFMAHGVIKQTYGVTDSKKAFLANDDAKLQLGAEGGPMDSFASVIISGRDKKLFNDDFLTATYDNQVEMFANGEAAVISQGMWALSGILDKNPDMAENIGFMPYPAITDSTEPVILSAEDSAYAITSASKHPEEAKEFLNYLFKAENLKKYSESIKSPCAFKDVDADWGPIKEQVNNALSNGVNIGFTNESPSGFSGDDAGRMVQELYAGQYSASIDFAKAYKEVWDKAWNASN from the coding sequence ATGAAAAAATTTATATCTTTGTTACTAGTTATCACAACTATTTCATTATTTACTGGGTGTGCTACAAAAGAAAAAGATAAAACTGTGGATAATACACCTGTACAAGAAGATAATGTAGACCAAGACAACAAAGAACAAGAAACAGATGCAGACAACGAAGTTGTACATATTAAATTTTTTACAGGAAAAGTTGAAACAGTTGATTTGATGAATGAGATCATTGACGATTTCAATAAAGAACATCCTGGAATTGTAGTTGAACAAGAGTTCCAAAAAGATGCAAGCAATGTTATCAAAGTCAAATTTGCATCAAGTGACATTCCTGATATTACTACTGTAGTTGCACAAGAATACATCGATCAAGGTAAATATTTGGATGTATCCAATGAAGCGTGGTGGGAACGTATCCAACCTGCAATAAAAGATATGTGTACAGATGTTAAGAGTGGTAAACAGTATAGAGTAGCAAGTAATATGACTATGGCTGGTTTATTCTATAATAAGGCAATATTTGATGAACTAGGAATAGATGAAGCAAAGACTTGGAAAGAGTTTGAAGAGGATTTAGCTAAGATCAAAGAAAGCAAACCAGATGTTGTACCTCTTTTCATGGCTGGAAAAGATTCTTGGACATTAGGACATCTAATAGAGTTTATGGCACATGGAGTTATAAAACAGACTTATGGTGTTACTGATTCCAAAAAAGCATTTTTAGCTAATGATGATGCCAAACTTCAGCTTGGTGCTGAAGGTGGACCTATGGATAGTTTTGCTTCTGTAATTATAAGTGGAAGAGATAAGAAGTTATTCAACGATGATTTCTTGACAGCTACTTATGATAATCAAGTTGAAATGTTTGCTAATGGTGAAGCTGCTGTCATCAGTCAAGGAATGTGGGCTCTTAGTGGTATATTAGACAAAAACCCAGATATGGCAGAAAACATTGGATTCATGCCTTATCCAGCTATAACAGACTCTACTGAACCAGTAATATTAAGTGCTGAAGATTCAGCTTATGCTATTACTTCAGCTTCAAAACATCCAGAAGAAGCAAAAGAATTTTTAAATTATCTATTCAAAGCAGAGAATTTAAAGAAATATAGTGAATCAATAAAATCACCATGTGCATTCAAAGATGTTGATGCAGATTGGGGTCCAATAAAAGAGCAGGTAAACAATGCACTTAGTAATGGAGTTAACATTGGATTTACTAATGAGTCTCCTTCAGGATTCTCAGGTGATGACGCAGGAAGAATGGTTCAAGAATTATATGCAGGACAATATTCTGCTTCCATAGATTTCGCAAAAGCTTACAAAGAAGTTTGGGATAAAGCATGGAATGCATCTAACTAG
- a CDS encoding carbohydrate ABC transporter permease, whose product MIFRNKIVSKLHNFMILPAFILFFIFFIYPLIKGIGLSLTDYDGMTKANFIGLKNFIDFFHDSRAKNDVINTVLFALGSAPLLNIFGFLYALLLDSKFKGKGIVRTIIYLPAVVSPLIMGYIWYFILQPQRGFLFATLERIGLNVANANWMGNRYMALWVIIVVNVWQFVGMTMVVYLAGLQAIPEEMHEAGKIDGATYGQRIRYIVLPMMIQPIKINVITNIIGSLSVFEIIMALTDGGPGYSTESLSIYIMRKCYGSFTGYSTAVAVILFLLILFPVLLSLKLMKSKEYDA is encoded by the coding sequence GTGATTTTTCGAAATAAGATAGTTTCCAAATTACATAATTTTATGATTTTACCAGCTTTTATTTTATTCTTTATATTTTTTATATATCCGTTGATAAAAGGTATTGGCTTGAGTTTAACAGATTATGATGGTATGACAAAAGCCAATTTTATAGGATTAAAGAATTTTATTGATTTTTTTCATGATAGTCGAGCAAAGAATGACGTAATAAACACAGTTCTATTTGCTTTGGGAAGTGCTCCACTATTGAATATATTCGGTTTCCTATATGCTTTACTTTTAGATAGTAAGTTCAAAGGTAAAGGTATAGTAAGAACTATTATTTATTTACCAGCAGTTGTAAGTCCATTGATTATGGGTTACATATGGTACTTTATTTTACAGCCACAAAGAGGATTCTTATTCGCAACTCTTGAAAGAATTGGTCTTAATGTTGCCAATGCCAATTGGATGGGGAATAGATATATGGCTTTGTGGGTAATTATTGTGGTTAATGTATGGCAGTTTGTAGGAATGACTATGGTCGTCTATCTGGCAGGATTACAAGCTATACCTGAAGAGATGCACGAAGCAGGTAAGATTGATGGGGCTACTTATGGTCAAAGGATAAGATATATAGTCCTTCCTATGATGATTCAGCCTATTAAGATTAATGTTATAACCAACATTATAGGATCATTATCAGTTTTTGAGATAATAATGGCATTAACTGATGGAGGTCCAGGATATAGTACAGAGTCATTAAGTATCTATATCATGAGAAAATGCTATGGTAGTTTCACTGGATACTCCACAGCAGTTGCAGTTATCCTATTTTTATTAATTCTATTTCCTGTTTTATTATCACTGAAATTGATGAAATCAAAAGAATATGATGCGTAA
- a CDS encoding carbohydrate ABC transporter permease: MKKFLRILVIILITLLALFPFYILSLLAFTPSSMNFSKELILLPQSYFENFGVAWEKAKMGRSIINSLIITLGSVAVIVSFASMAGYAIARVNNKFNRIIYYLILGCMMIPGIINTVPLYTLMIKIGGINTHWAMILVCAANALPFSVFLFTGFIRGLPINIEEAAIIDGCTKIGSFWRIVFPILKPVTSAVIIINGLNIWNNYAQAIFFLQKQSMRTIPLAISMFYQQYGAKWHLMAAAAMIGLAPAVVIFIIFQKYFIKGITAGSVKG; the protein is encoded by the coding sequence TTGAAAAAATTTCTAAGAATTCTAGTTATAATATTAATTACATTACTTGCATTATTCCCGTTTTATATACTTAGTTTATTAGCTTTTACACCATCATCTATGAACTTTTCAAAAGAATTGATTCTCCTTCCACAATCATATTTCGAGAATTTTGGTGTCGCTTGGGAAAAGGCTAAAATGGGACGTTCAATTATTAATTCATTGATTATTACTCTAGGGTCAGTAGCAGTTATTGTTTCATTTGCTAGTATGGCTGGATATGCTATCGCTAGAGTAAATAATAAATTCAACAGAATAATATATTATTTAATATTAGGGTGTATGATGATTCCAGGTATTATTAATACGGTACCTTTATATACTTTGATGATTAAAATAGGTGGAATTAACACACACTGGGCAATGATTTTAGTCTGCGCCGCTAATGCTTTACCTTTTTCAGTTTTCTTATTTACTGGGTTTATAAGGGGATTACCAATAAATATTGAAGAAGCAGCCATCATTGATGGTTGTACAAAAATAGGATCGTTCTGGAGGATTGTCTTTCCTATATTAAAACCTGTTACATCAGCAGTAATAATCATTAATGGGTTGAATATATGGAATAACTATGCTCAAGCTATATTTTTCCTACAAAAACAATCTATGCGTACCATTCCACTTGCTATTTCCATGTTCTATCAACAATATGGAGCAAAGTGGCATCTAATGGCAGCCGCAGCAATGATTGGTCTAGCACCAGCAGTTGTAATATTTATTATTTTCCAGAAGTACTTTATTAAAGGTATTACAGCAGGTTCTGTGAAAGGATAA
- a CDS encoding glycoside hydrolase family 66 protein, translated as MKGDIMKDLIQDIYPNKAQYLAGEPVEIVIEWNPDIKPTDVCISLVVSHLDEKYLSITKTVDNKSGNSIIEIEPLEVNGYGVDISIFDEEKIVTTYSTAVDVASSHKDSPRYGFLSDFESDDVLDDEDVLSMKKLHINMVQFYDWMYRHDDLVNEEENYIDLMGKKISLNAIKNKIDLCHKNGMKAIAYGAVYAASKPFYENHKDEALYNSNMQPISFIDKFIIMNIEEKSPWHRHIINEYERAIRVLDFDGIHMDTYGYPKKAVSKLSDDNHIVNLENEFPVLINNTREQLSKVKRDVTLIFNNVGNWPVSTTSVADQDMVYIEVWNPYSTYNHIQSIIRDTRRETDKPIILAAYLKPFMDEGEEAGAYALKILTAAIISNGAYHLILGENQGVLTQGYYVDYTKISDNLFSEIRKYYDFMIRYSDLFYDKSLIDVSMTHAYGDNMEYVFEGDDFSATADSNKIWTIIRESADTKLISLINLKGNDVIWNKGKKQPKMNSAINLKIQVEKEVEDVYISSPEQAAPVKCPYNIVAGERGNILIMDINKLEMWTVIVIKLG; from the coding sequence ATGAAAGGTGATATTATGAAAGATTTGATACAAGACATTTACCCTAACAAAGCTCAATATCTAGCAGGAGAGCCTGTAGAGATTGTAATAGAATGGAATCCAGATATTAAGCCAACTGATGTTTGTATTTCTCTAGTGGTTTCTCATTTAGATGAAAAGTACCTGTCCATTACAAAAACAGTTGATAATAAAAGTGGAAACTCAATAATAGAAATAGAACCTCTGGAAGTTAATGGATATGGTGTAGACATTAGTATATTTGATGAAGAAAAGATTGTAACAACCTATTCAACTGCTGTTGATGTAGCTTCAAGTCATAAGGATTCTCCAAGATATGGTTTCCTTAGCGACTTTGAATCAGATGATGTATTGGATGATGAAGATGTACTATCCATGAAAAAACTTCATATCAATATGGTACAGTTCTATGATTGGATGTATCGCCATGATGATTTAGTTAATGAAGAAGAGAACTATATTGATCTCATGGGTAAAAAAATATCATTGAATGCAATTAAGAATAAAATTGATCTTTGTCATAAAAATGGTATGAAAGCAATTGCCTATGGTGCTGTTTATGCAGCAAGCAAACCATTTTATGAAAACCATAAAGACGAGGCGTTATATAATAGCAACATGCAGCCAATATCTTTTATAGATAAGTTCATAATTATGAATATTGAAGAGAAATCTCCATGGCATAGACATATCATAAATGAATATGAGAGAGCTATTAGAGTCTTGGATTTTGATGGTATACATATGGATACTTATGGTTATCCAAAAAAAGCCGTAAGCAAGTTGAGTGATGATAATCATATAGTTAATTTAGAAAATGAATTTCCTGTATTGATCAATAATACACGAGAACAATTAAGTAAGGTAAAAAGAGATGTTACTTTAATCTTTAATAATGTTGGGAATTGGCCTGTTAGTACTACTAGTGTAGCGGACCAGGATATGGTTTATATAGAAGTGTGGAATCCTTATAGCACTTATAATCACATACAATCTATCATTAGAGATACTAGAAGAGAAACAGATAAACCTATTATACTAGCTGCCTATTTGAAACCTTTTATGGATGAAGGGGAAGAAGCAGGGGCATATGCTCTGAAAATATTGACTGCAGCAATTATTTCCAATGGAGCATATCATTTGATACTTGGAGAAAATCAAGGGGTTTTGACACAAGGCTACTATGTGGATTATACCAAGATAAGCGATAATCTGTTTAGTGAAATAAGGAAGTATTATGATTTTATGATTAGATATTCAGACTTGTTCTATGATAAGAGCCTTATAGACGTATCTATGACTCATGCTTATGGAGATAACATGGAGTATGTTTTTGAAGGCGATGATTTTAGTGCAACAGCTGATTCTAATAAAATATGGACAATTATAAGAGAAAGTGCTGACACGAAACTAATCTCATTGATTAATTTGAAAGGAAATGATGTGATATGGAATAAGGGAAAGAAACAACCAAAGATGAATTCTGCTATTAATCTTAAGATTCAAGTAGAAAAGGAAGTAGAAGATGTATATATTTCTTCACCAGAACAAGCTGCACCTGTAAAATGCCCTTACAATATAGTAGCAGGTGAAAGAGGAAATATATTAATAATGGACATAAACAAACTAGAAATGTGGACAGTTATCGTAATTAAACTTGGATAG